The Mesobacillus jeotgali genome window below encodes:
- the xylB gene encoding xylulokinase, whose product MKYVIGVDLGTSAVKILLVNQNGEVCKEVSKSYPLIIEKSGYSEQNPEEWVDKTTEGLAELLEEFDGDANEIEGISFSGQMHGLVLLDEKHQVLRNAILWNDTRTTKQCEEIYSVVGKERLLEVTKNPALEGFTLPKILWVKENEPQVFECASTFMLPKDYLRYRITGEIQMEYSDAAGTLLLNVAERQWSQEILTAFGLTTDFCPPLVESHEFVGTISSEFSKSTGLTEGTKVFAGGADNACGAIGSGILTEGKSLCSIGTSGVVLSYEERNDLDFAGKVHYFNHGEENAYYTMGVTLAAGYSLSWFKDTFAKEENFEQFLAGVDEVPAGSNGLLFTPYIVGERTPHADSAIRGSFIGIDASHERKHFARAVLEGITFSLNESIEIFRSSGKTIDSIISIGGGAKNETWLQMQADIFNAKIEKLASEQGPGMGAAMLAAYGCGWFSSLKECTKAFIQVSKTYEPIPENVEQYKKLFSIYQDVYTQTKTLNEQLKEFRK is encoded by the coding sequence ATGAAATACGTCATCGGAGTGGATCTTGGTACTAGTGCTGTTAAGATACTGCTGGTCAATCAAAATGGAGAAGTGTGTAAGGAAGTTTCTAAATCTTATCCCCTTATCATTGAGAAGTCAGGTTACAGTGAACAAAACCCTGAGGAATGGGTTGATAAAACCACTGAGGGCCTTGCTGAACTACTAGAGGAATTTGATGGAGATGCCAATGAAATTGAAGGCATCAGTTTTTCCGGGCAGATGCACGGACTTGTCTTATTGGACGAAAAACATCAGGTATTACGGAATGCGATTTTATGGAATGATACAAGAACAACGAAGCAATGTGAGGAGATTTACAGTGTTGTTGGCAAGGAGAGGCTTTTAGAGGTAACGAAGAATCCTGCATTGGAAGGATTCACTCTGCCAAAGATCCTCTGGGTAAAAGAAAATGAACCGCAAGTATTTGAATGTGCGAGCACTTTTATGCTGCCTAAAGATTATTTGCGCTACCGTATTACCGGGGAGATTCAGATGGAATACTCGGATGCTGCCGGTACTTTGTTGTTGAACGTGGCTGAGCGTCAATGGAGCCAGGAAATCCTCACTGCATTTGGACTTACAACTGACTTCTGTCCTCCATTGGTGGAATCCCATGAATTCGTTGGCACCATTTCATCTGAATTTTCGAAGTCAACCGGATTAACAGAAGGAACAAAAGTGTTTGCAGGCGGAGCAGATAATGCTTGCGGTGCAATTGGCTCCGGGATTTTAACGGAAGGAAAAAGCCTATGCAGCATCGGAACCTCTGGTGTAGTTCTATCTTATGAAGAAAGAAATGACCTCGATTTTGCAGGAAAGGTTCATTATTTTAACCATGGGGAAGAGAATGCTTACTACACAATGGGCGTGACACTGGCAGCAGGTTACAGCTTAAGCTGGTTCAAGGATACCTTTGCAAAAGAGGAAAACTTTGAACAGTTTTTAGCGGGAGTGGATGAAGTGCCAGCCGGCAGCAACGGACTGTTATTTACCCCTTATATCGTCGGGGAGAGAACACCGCATGCCGACTCAGCGATCCGCGGCAGCTTTATTGGCATCGATGCTTCACATGAACGGAAGCACTTTGCACGCGCGGTGCTTGAGGGAATCACTTTCTCATTGAATGAATCCATTGAGATCTTCAGAAGCAGCGGAAAGACGATTGATTCCATCATCTCCATCGGCGGCGGAGCTAAAAACGAAACATGGCTGCAAATGCAGGCAGATATCTTCAATGCGAAAATTGAGAAGCTGGCAAGTGAACAGGGACCTGGAATGGGAGCGGCCATGCTCGCTGCATATGGCTGCGGCTGGTTTTCATCACTGAAGGAGTGCACAAAAGCATTCATTCAAGTCTCTAAAACATATGAGCCAATTCCGGAAAATGTTGAACAATATAAGAAGCTCTTTTCAATCTATCAGGATGTATACACACAGACCAAGACGCTTAATGAACAGTTAAAAGAATTCAGGAAATAA
- the xylA gene encoding xylose isomerase, translated as MAYFESVNKIQFEGPRSNNPFAFKYYNPEEKINGKTMEEILRFSVAYWHTFTADGTDPFGVGTAIRSWDHFQGMDLAKARVEAAFELFEKLNVPFFAFHDVDIAPEGSTLKESNENQDEIVSMIKDYMKTSKTKLLWNTANMFTNPRYTHGAATSPNADVFAYSAAKVKKGLEVAKELGAENYVFWGGREGYETLLNTDMKLEQDNLARFFHMAVDYAKEIGLNVPFLIEPKPKEPTKHQYDFDVATGLGFLQKYDLTDYFKFNIEANHATLAGHTFEHELRTARINGMLGSVDANQGDTLLGWDTDEFPTDLYTNTLAMYEILKNGGLGSGGLNFDAKVRRGSFEPEDLFHAHIAGMDAFAIGLKVANKLIEDKVLDSFVEERYSSYTTGIGLKIAEGKTNFRELEEYAHQLTEIKNQSGRTERLKAVINQYLLETL; from the coding sequence ATGGCTTATTTTGAATCAGTGAACAAAATCCAATTTGAAGGTCCACGCTCCAACAATCCTTTTGCATTTAAATATTATAATCCAGAAGAAAAAATCAATGGAAAAACAATGGAGGAAATCCTTCGTTTTTCAGTTGCTTACTGGCATACATTCACAGCCGATGGCACAGATCCATTCGGTGTTGGTACGGCAATCCGTTCATGGGACCACTTCCAGGGCATGGATCTGGCAAAAGCACGTGTTGAGGCTGCATTTGAACTTTTTGAAAAATTGAATGTTCCTTTCTTTGCTTTCCACGATGTGGACATCGCTCCTGAGGGCAGCACTTTAAAAGAATCAAACGAAAACCAGGACGAAATTGTTTCCATGATTAAAGATTACATGAAAACTAGCAAGACAAAATTGCTCTGGAACACGGCGAATATGTTCACGAATCCAAGATATACTCATGGTGCCGCGACTTCTCCAAATGCTGACGTTTTTGCATACTCAGCAGCAAAGGTGAAAAAGGGCCTTGAAGTAGCGAAAGAACTAGGTGCAGAAAACTATGTATTCTGGGGCGGCCGTGAAGGCTATGAAACTCTGCTGAATACGGACATGAAGCTTGAGCAGGACAACCTGGCCCGTTTCTTCCATATGGCAGTCGATTATGCAAAAGAAATCGGCCTGAATGTACCATTCCTGATTGAGCCAAAACCAAAAGAGCCTACTAAACACCAATACGACTTTGATGTGGCTACTGGTCTAGGATTCTTGCAAAAATACGATCTGACAGACTACTTCAAGTTCAATATTGAAGCGAACCACGCTACACTTGCCGGCCACACTTTTGAGCACGAACTAAGAACAGCACGCATCAACGGAATGCTTGGTTCAGTGGATGCCAACCAGGGTGATACACTGCTTGGCTGGGATACAGATGAATTCCCAACAGATTTGTATACAAACACACTAGCAATGTATGAGATCCTGAAAAATGGCGGCCTTGGAAGCGGCGGCTTGAACTTTGATGCTAAAGTAAGAAGAGGTTCTTTCGAGCCGGAAGATCTTTTCCACGCACACATTGCAGGAATGGATGCATTTGCAATCGGCCTGAAAGTAGCAAACAAATTAATTGAAGATAAAGTTCTTGATAGCTTCGTTGAAGAGCGCTACAGCAGTTATACAACAGGAATCGGCTTGAAAATCGCAGAAGGCAAGACAAACTTCCGTGAACTTGAAGAGTACGCTCATCAGTTAACCGAAATTAAGAACCAATCTGGCAGAACGGAACGCTTAAAAGCAGTGATCAATCAATACCTGCTGGAAACACTTTAA
- a CDS encoding ROK family transcriptional regulator: protein MGILTWNQHVVKKNNKALVLSLIIEKETISRADIANVTGLNKTTVSSLVTELLEDELIYESGPGISSGGRRPVILHFNRNTGYAIGVDIGVNYVLAVLTDLKGKIIVEKSQNVNRTSYSSIISTAQTMIQSLMDEMPNSRYGIVGIGVGVPGIVNKEGSVLLAPNLGWTNIQLKEDLERIFNVPIIIENEANAGAVGEQQFGAGQDYENILYVSAGIGIGVGIILNKELYQGKSGFSGEMGHMIIELNGKRCNCGSRGCWEAYASENALLEMAGENIDSLESLIEQAKNGEKTAIELFEKIGQYLGFGINNIINTFNPEQVIIGNRLASIREWIEEPILTTIENHTLAYHQKEMQLQFSKLGKYSTALGVSAFVVDHFIKAGEA, encoded by the coding sequence GTGGGAATCTTAACGTGGAATCAGCATGTTGTAAAGAAAAATAATAAAGCACTTGTCCTGAGTTTGATCATTGAAAAAGAGACGATTTCCAGAGCAGACATTGCCAATGTAACAGGCTTGAATAAGACGACCGTTTCGTCTTTAGTTACTGAATTATTAGAGGATGAGCTGATTTACGAATCTGGCCCGGGAATCTCAAGCGGCGGCCGGCGACCGGTCATCCTTCATTTCAACAGGAATACTGGCTATGCGATCGGTGTTGATATCGGCGTCAACTATGTCCTGGCAGTGTTAACGGATTTAAAAGGAAAGATTATTGTAGAAAAAAGCCAAAATGTGAACCGGACCTCCTATTCTTCCATTATCAGCACTGCCCAAACAATGATCCAATCCCTGATGGATGAGATGCCAAACAGCAGATATGGCATTGTCGGAATTGGAGTTGGTGTTCCTGGAATTGTGAACAAAGAGGGATCTGTCCTGCTTGCTCCAAATTTAGGCTGGACAAATATCCAATTAAAAGAGGACCTGGAAAGAATCTTTAATGTGCCAATCATCATCGAAAATGAAGCAAATGCCGGAGCAGTCGGCGAGCAGCAATTTGGGGCAGGCCAGGACTATGAAAACATCCTTTATGTCAGTGCAGGAATCGGTATCGGTGTAGGAATTATTTTAAACAAAGAACTGTACCAGGGGAAAAGCGGATTTTCGGGCGAAATGGGCCATATGATTATTGAATTGAACGGCAAACGCTGTAACTGCGGAAGCAGGGGATGCTGGGAGGCCTATGCCTCTGAAAACGCCCTACTGGAAATGGCCGGAGAAAATATTGACTCATTGGAGTCCTTGATCGAGCAGGCTAAAAACGGAGAGAAAACTGCTATCGAGCTTTTTGAAAAGATTGGACAATACTTAGGATTCGGAATCAATAACATCATTAATACCTTCAATCCTGAACAGGTGATCATCGGAAACCGATTAGCTTCGATCAGAGAATGGATCGAGGAGCCAATCCTTACGACGATTGAAAATCATACACTTGCGTACCACCAAAAGGAGATGCAACTACAGTTCTCAAAGCTAGGAAAATATTCAACTGCTCTAGGCGTTTCCGCTTTTGTCGTCGACCATTTTATAAAAGCAGGAGAAGCATAA
- a CDS encoding glycoside hydrolase family 43 protein, with translation MKNSKQNEPLVTHIFTADPSAHVFEGKLYIYPSHDLDHDEPSNDNGDQYKMEDYHVLSMEDADAPCIDHGEVLHLKDIPWASKQLWAPDAAYKNNKYYLFFPARDQEGIFRIGVATSESPAGPFKPEPNYIQGSFSIDPAVFVDEDNRAYMYFGGLWGGQLEKWQTGEFIPDAEGPAPTDPALGPIVAELTDDMLNFKGEPQEISIVDEDGNPILAGDEDRRYFEGPWVHKYNGLYYLSYSTGTTHKIVYAVSENPQGPFVYKGTILTPVSGWTTHHSIVEFKDKWYLFYHDCSMSGGVNHKRSVKFTELKYNEDGTIQTIDPYADR, from the coding sequence GTGAAAAATTCTAAGCAAAATGAACCTTTGGTTACGCATATTTTTACGGCAGATCCTTCCGCGCATGTTTTTGAAGGGAAGCTTTATATTTATCCTTCGCATGATCTCGATCATGATGAGCCTTCGAATGATAATGGAGACCAGTATAAAATGGAGGATTATCACGTCCTTTCAATGGAAGATGCCGATGCTCCATGTATTGACCATGGGGAAGTGCTTCATCTGAAAGACATCCCTTGGGCAAGCAAGCAGCTATGGGCACCTGATGCTGCTTATAAAAACAACAAATATTATTTATTCTTCCCGGCGAGAGATCAAGAGGGGATTTTCAGAATTGGCGTGGCGACGAGTGAAAGTCCTGCAGGGCCTTTCAAACCCGAGCCAAATTATATCCAGGGCAGCTTCAGCATTGATCCGGCCGTGTTCGTGGACGAGGATAACAGGGCATATATGTATTTCGGAGGACTTTGGGGAGGACAGCTTGAAAAGTGGCAGACAGGCGAGTTCATTCCTGATGCTGAAGGCCCGGCACCGACGGATCCTGCTTTAGGGCCAATCGTTGCTGAATTAACCGATGATATGTTGAACTTTAAAGGGGAACCACAAGAAATTTCCATTGTCGATGAAGATGGCAATCCGATTCTTGCAGGTGATGAGGACCGCAGATATTTTGAGGGGCCATGGGTCCATAAGTACAATGGTCTTTACTATCTTTCTTATTCTACCGGCACGACTCATAAAATTGTTTACGCTGTCAGTGAGAATCCACAGGGGCCATTTGTATATAAAGGCACGATCCTTACACCTGTCAGCGGCTGGACAACCCACCATTCAATTGTTGAATTCAAAGATAAGTGGTATTTGTTCTATCATGACTGCTCGATGTCCGGCGGCGTGAACCATAAACGTTCTGTAAAGTTCACGGAACTAAAGTATAACGAAGATGGAACGATCCAAACGATCGATCCTTATGCTGACCGATAA
- a CDS encoding Gfo/Idh/MocA family oxidoreductase → MKKIKWGILSTANIAQTQVIPAIQRSALAEVEAIASSSGKGAEVAAKLNIPSIYNTYEELLQDPKIDAVYIPLPNSLHRKWVLEAAKHGKHILCEKPAALTAQEMIEMDRYCKEQNVLFMEAFMYQFHPQHERVKEIIASGEIGEVKLMRSSFSYYMEDRETNIRMDKSLGGGSIYDVGCYCIHSMRYILGAEPVKVQALGRLDPETGVDVSAVAYLEFDRGIQGVFDCSFEASFRQEYEIVGTKGRILVPRAFRPDVNGGVGMVTVESNGQRRTEQVEGDIYLLQVDHLSEAILEKKPLVYPAEETIANMHVIDACYSSLEKKDEVTI, encoded by the coding sequence ATGAAAAAAATCAAATGGGGAATTTTAAGTACCGCGAACATTGCGCAAACACAGGTCATCCCTGCAATTCAGAGATCGGCTTTGGCAGAGGTTGAGGCGATTGCCAGTTCTAGTGGCAAAGGAGCAGAGGTGGCGGCGAAACTGAACATTCCTTCAATATATAATACATACGAAGAGCTGCTGCAAGACCCGAAAATCGATGCTGTCTATATTCCTTTGCCTAATAGCCTCCACCGAAAATGGGTTCTCGAAGCAGCAAAACACGGAAAGCACATTCTATGTGAAAAGCCGGCGGCGTTAACAGCACAGGAAATGATTGAGATGGACAGGTACTGCAAGGAACAAAATGTCCTATTTATGGAGGCTTTTATGTATCAATTTCATCCTCAGCATGAGCGAGTTAAGGAGATTATCGCGTCTGGAGAAATTGGCGAGGTCAAATTGATGCGAAGCAGCTTCTCCTATTACATGGAGGACCGTGAGACGAACATCCGCATGGATAAAAGCCTTGGCGGGGGCAGCATCTATGATGTTGGCTGTTATTGTATCCATAGCATGCGGTATATTTTAGGAGCTGAACCGGTGAAAGTCCAAGCACTTGGAAGACTTGATCCAGAGACAGGTGTAGATGTTTCGGCTGTGGCCTATTTGGAATTTGACCGTGGGATTCAGGGCGTTTTTGATTGCAGCTTTGAAGCATCCTTCAGACAGGAATATGAGATAGTGGGAACTAAGGGGAGGATTCTGGTACCCAGAGCTTTCCGTCCGGACGTGAACGGCGGTGTTGGAATGGTCACGGTTGAATCTAATGGCCAGCGTCGAACTGAGCAGGTGGAAGGCGATATCTATTTACTACAAGTAGATCATCTTTCCGAAGCAATCCTTGAAAAGAAACCCTTGGTCTATCCGGCAGAAGAGACCATTGCAAATATGCATGTCATTGATGCCTGCTATTCTTCTTTAGAAAAGAAAGATGAAGTTACAATTTAA
- a CDS encoding IS110 family transposase produces MNPVVGLDVAKGESEAQVFLDKDKPFGKSFRIKHIKEDLDTFISFLKEIERKTGVRPAVILESTGHYHTPIIQCLEESQYLYILVNPIISHQAKKTSLRKVKTDAVDAYQLCVLYYKEEFEPYKKRGLRLLNLRTLSRQYEAVSNLYIQAKLQFHTILDQVFPEYRGVFGDLFSKVSLQILKEFPTSEDVLRTGEVKILERIVGMRIKRSEGWARERVAKLIASAERNPFQQGVYQSQLFSLDMYISMLLQYQEHLSNIEAEIDVLAEEIEECKIIQSIPGIGGKIAATIISEIGEIDRFNHPKKLVAYAGIDPSVHSSGKFTATINHITKRGSSRLRHALYMAVLCGIRSSRNKKLKEYYDRKRNEGKPSKVALIACVNKLLHWIYAILKRNEQFLDMA; encoded by the coding sequence TTGAATCCAGTAGTTGGCCTGGATGTGGCCAAAGGAGAAAGTGAAGCTCAGGTATTTCTAGATAAAGACAAGCCATTTGGAAAGAGCTTCAGGATAAAACATATCAAGGAGGATTTAGATACCTTCATCTCTTTTTTGAAAGAGATAGAAAGAAAGACTGGCGTTAGACCAGCAGTAATTCTTGAATCTACAGGTCATTACCATACACCAATTATTCAATGTCTGGAGGAGAGTCAATATCTATATATCTTGGTAAACCCCATCATTTCTCATCAGGCCAAGAAAACCAGTCTTAGAAAGGTAAAGACGGATGCCGTGGATGCATATCAACTTTGTGTTTTGTATTACAAGGAAGAATTTGAGCCTTATAAGAAACGAGGACTAAGGCTACTAAATTTAAGAACACTGTCAAGGCAATACGAAGCCGTTTCGAACCTTTACATTCAGGCAAAACTTCAATTCCACACAATTCTTGACCAGGTATTTCCGGAATATAGGGGAGTCTTTGGAGATCTATTTTCAAAAGTTTCTCTACAGATTTTAAAGGAGTTTCCTACATCTGAAGATGTTCTGAGGACTGGTGAAGTAAAGATACTGGAGCGAATTGTGGGAATGCGTATAAAACGGTCTGAAGGTTGGGCCAGGGAGAGGGTAGCTAAATTAATAGCTTCGGCTGAGCGAAATCCTTTCCAACAAGGTGTGTATCAAAGTCAGTTGTTCAGTTTGGATATGTATATCTCTATGCTTCTTCAGTACCAAGAACACCTATCCAATATAGAGGCAGAGATAGATGTCCTGGCAGAAGAAATTGAAGAATGTAAGATAATCCAATCAATTCCCGGTATAGGAGGAAAGATCGCGGCAACGATCATTTCCGAAATCGGAGAAATTGACCGGTTTAATCACCCTAAAAAACTTGTGGCTTACGCTGGAATTGATCCAAGTGTCCATTCATCAGGTAAGTTTACAGCTACTATAAATCATATTACTAAACGAGGTTCAAGCCGTTTACGGCACGCTTTGTATATGGCCGTTTTATGCGGTATAAGAAGCTCCAGGAACAAGAAGCTAAAAGAGTATTATGATCGGAAACGAAATGAAGGAAAGCCTTCAAAAGTAGCACTGATAGCTTGTGTAAACAAGCTTTTACACTGGATTTATGCAATCCTAAAAAGGAATGAGCAGTTCCTAGATATGGCTTAA
- a CDS encoding NUDIX hydrolase: protein MEWDIKESSINKVDRFKITIDKVVLPNKEEKNFSYLDFAKGVCVLPITEDHKVVCIKQYRHAMKSWEWELPAGTIDPEGSSPLETAKKELEEETGYVAEHWLDLGSFYPSPGSTTEEISLFAAAGLTKTEQNPENSEQIELHTISMEELKKLIVEGEFKHGAGLAAILRYKFMTD from the coding sequence ATGGAGTGGGATATTAAGGAATCAAGCATTAATAAAGTGGACAGGTTCAAGATTACCATTGATAAGGTAGTTCTGCCGAATAAGGAGGAGAAGAACTTTTCTTATTTGGACTTTGCTAAGGGGGTTTGTGTCCTTCCAATTACCGAGGATCATAAGGTAGTCTGTATAAAGCAATACCGCCATGCGATGAAAAGCTGGGAATGGGAATTGCCAGCAGGAACGATTGACCCTGAGGGAAGTTCTCCGCTTGAGACAGCCAAAAAAGAGCTTGAGGAAGAAACAGGCTATGTTGCTGAGCATTGGCTCGATTTAGGGAGCTTCTATCCTTCTCCAGGATCGACGACAGAGGAAATCTCCCTCTTTGCCGCCGCTGGTTTGACGAAGACAGAGCAAAACCCTGAAAACAGCGAGCAAATTGAGCTGCACACCATTTCAATGGAGGAGTTAAAGAAACTGATTGTTGAAGGGGAGTTCAAGCACGGAGCAGGTCTTGCTGCTATTTTACGATATAAATTCATGACAGACTGA
- a CDS encoding S8 family serine peptidase, with product MFKRISTILLVVLLVFANSGFAFTGGFTPLQLDAQKPDLQKTNILATDLQDVDPNKEVRVIIEIDGDAPVEIATKKGVKYDNLSKGERKQLENAAKNKQKAAKDKIKGKKLDIEYLQEFNAIVNGFSAKVKYGEIEKIKEVAEVKQVYLATEYELPTEEAEMKYSKELVEAQQAWRDFGYNGEGMVVGIIDSGLDPAHKDFLLTDGSKAKLSEELVNSVIDEHELPGQYINEKVPYAWNYMDGNDIILDSNADTNMHGMHVGGTVAANGDEENGGIKGVAPEAQLLALRVFGNNVATTYGDIYIKAIDDSLKLGADVLNMSLGSTAGFVDAESPEQQAIKRAVDNGVVMSISAGNSAYYGNGYYYPYSTNPDYGVVGAPGVSYDSISVASYENTFMDVDAAGVSIDGGAANKVMFLSAGQTAPTVGTSFELVHAGLGYPENFEGKDLTGKFALIQRGVIGFVDKALNAQKAGAAGVIIYNNADGTISMATDAAIKIPQLFMLKSDGDRFAAALEAGQKVTVSFGGEKMTIPNGESGKMSEFSSWGITPNLDFKPELTAPGGQIYSTHDNNEYGVKSGTSMAAPHVSGGSALVLQRVDEEFGFDGAARSKLAKKFLLNTAKPVDFDGAPVSPRRQGAGLMQLHAALSTPVTVTDSTTGEAKVALKEVNDNIVTFSLTAENHSDEAVSYDVSASAQTDAPVNGGGVFVSAPNMFGALDLGEVATVNGAPVSTIEVPANGTATFEVTVDVSSLDEELKSYFTNGYWLEGFVKLTDPTDTNPDLVVPYVGFKGDWDAAPILDAPMWDSASFYGMTGVGTHIGGGEYDFLGYDLATESYNPELIAISPNNDDKNDSATYILSLLRNAKEFKLNVLNVDGKVVKEIASEEFVRKNYYDGGRGAMYYLYSDWTWDGTMHNGKIAPEGQYFLQVEATLDFEGAVAQSFTFPVKLDVTAPKVKTKLGKDAKTVSVDATDKTSGVAYWYVKVDGELVTEEPYVNGETEHVLAEPVTKGQEVTIVAVDNAGNTSSETVKIGNNGKGNKK from the coding sequence ATGTTTAAAAGGATTTCAACCATTCTACTAGTAGTTCTACTCGTTTTTGCAAACAGCGGTTTTGCATTTACAGGTGGATTCACTCCACTGCAATTAGATGCACAAAAACCAGACCTTCAAAAAACTAACATACTAGCTACCGACCTACAAGATGTTGACCCGAATAAAGAAGTACGTGTAATCATTGAAATAGATGGTGATGCGCCTGTTGAAATAGCGACTAAAAAAGGTGTAAAGTACGATAACCTTTCTAAAGGGGAGCGTAAGCAATTAGAAAATGCTGCTAAGAATAAACAAAAAGCGGCAAAAGATAAGATTAAAGGTAAAAAATTGGATATAGAATACCTCCAGGAATTTAATGCAATTGTTAACGGTTTTAGCGCGAAAGTTAAATACGGTGAAATTGAAAAAATCAAAGAGGTAGCAGAAGTAAAGCAAGTATATCTTGCTACTGAGTATGAACTGCCGACTGAAGAAGCAGAAATGAAGTACAGTAAAGAACTAGTAGAAGCTCAACAAGCTTGGAGAGACTTCGGATACAATGGTGAAGGAATGGTCGTTGGTATCATCGATTCTGGTCTTGACCCAGCTCATAAAGATTTCCTTTTAACAGATGGTTCAAAAGCGAAATTATCCGAAGAACTTGTTAATAGTGTAATTGATGAGCATGAATTACCAGGTCAATACATTAATGAAAAAGTTCCATATGCTTGGAACTATATGGATGGTAATGATATTATCCTTGACAGCAATGCTGACACGAATATGCATGGAATGCATGTAGGTGGAACAGTTGCTGCAAACGGTGACGAAGAAAATGGCGGTATTAAAGGTGTTGCACCAGAAGCACAATTATTAGCTTTACGTGTATTTGGTAATAATGTAGCAACGACATATGGTGATATTTATATTAAAGCCATTGATGATTCACTTAAGTTAGGTGCTGATGTACTTAACATGAGTCTTGGTTCTACTGCTGGTTTCGTAGACGCTGAGTCTCCAGAGCAACAAGCGATTAAACGTGCTGTTGATAACGGAGTAGTAATGTCTATCTCAGCAGGTAACTCCGCTTACTATGGTAACGGTTATTACTATCCATACTCAACAAACCCTGATTACGGAGTAGTTGGTGCTCCAGGTGTTTCTTATGATTCTATTTCTGTAGCGTCATATGAAAACACTTTTATGGATGTAGATGCTGCTGGTGTTTCAATTGATGGTGGTGCAGCAAATAAAGTGATGTTTTTATCTGCTGGTCAAACTGCACCCACTGTGGGAACAAGCTTTGAATTGGTTCATGCTGGGTTAGGATATCCTGAAAATTTTGAAGGTAAAGACCTTACAGGTAAGTTTGCATTAATTCAGCGTGGTGTAATCGGGTTTGTTGATAAAGCTTTAAATGCCCAGAAAGCTGGAGCTGCAGGGGTTATTATTTACAACAATGCAGATGGAACTATTAGTATGGCAACTGATGCTGCTATAAAAATTCCGCAATTGTTCATGCTAAAAAGCGATGGAGATCGCTTTGCTGCTGCACTTGAAGCAGGTCAAAAGGTTACAGTTAGCTTTGGCGGCGAAAAAATGACTATTCCAAACGGAGAATCAGGTAAAATGAGTGAATTCAGTTCATGGGGAATTACACCAAACCTTGATTTCAAACCTGAACTTACTGCTCCTGGAGGACAAATCTACTCTACTCATGATAATAATGAATATGGAGTGAAGAGTGGTACATCAATGGCAGCTCCACATGTTTCCGGTGGTTCAGCACTAGTGTTACAACGTGTTGATGAAGAATTCGGATTTGATGGTGCTGCAAGATCTAAGCTTGCTAAGAAATTCTTATTAAATACTGCTAAGCCAGTAGATTTTGATGGTGCACCAGTTTCTCCGCGTCGTCAAGGTGCAGGTTTAATGCAGCTTCATGCAGCATTGTCAACACCTGTTACAGTGACGGACTCTACTACAGGTGAAGCAAAAGTTGCACTAAAAGAAGTTAATGACAATATTGTCACCTTCTCATTAACAGCTGAAAACCACTCTGATGAAGCGGTAAGTTATGATGTTAGTGCAAGTGCACAAACGGATGCTCCTGTTAACGGAGGCGGTGTGTTTGTATCTGCCCCAAATATGTTTGGAGCATTGGATTTAGGAGAGGTGGCAACAGTTAATGGTGCCCCTGTCAGCACAATCGAAGTACCTGCAAATGGCACAGCAACATTTGAAGTTACTGTTGATGTTAGTAGTTTGGATGAAGAATTAAAATCTTATTTCACAAACGGATACTGGTTAGAAGGTTTTGTTAAGTTAACAGATCCAACTGATACAAATCCAGATTTAGTAGTACCTTACGTTGGATTTAAAGGCGATTGGGATGCTGCTCCAATTTTAGATGCTCCTATGTGGGATTCTGCGTCTTTCTATGGAATGACAGGTGTAGGAACTCATATTGGTGGAGGGGAGTATGATTTCTTAGGTTATGACCTTGCAACTGAAAGTTATAACCCAGAACTTATTGCTATCTCGCCGAATAATGATGATAAGAATGATAGTGCAACTTACATTTTATCTCTCCTTCGTAATGCCAAGGAATTTAAGTTAAATGTATTGAATGTAGACGGAAAAGTAGTTAAAGAAATTGCTTCTGAAGAATTTGTACGGAAGAACTATTATGATGGCGGCAGAGGAGCTATGTACTACCTCTATTCTGACTGGACATGGGATGGTACAATGCATAACGGCAAGATTGCTCCAGAAGGTCAATATTTCTTGCAAGTAGAAGCAACTCTTGACTTCGAAGGCGCTGTAGCTCAAAGCTTTACTTTCCCAGTGAAACTAGATGTAACAGCACCTAAAGTAAAAACAAAACTAGGTAAAGATGCTAAAACAGTATCAGTTGATGCTACAGATAAAACGAGTGGTGTTGCATACTGGTATGTGAAGGTTGATGGAGAACTTGTTACAGAAGAACCATATGTAAACGGTGAAACAGAGCACGTTCTTGCTGAGCCAGTTACAAAGGGTCAAGAAGTTACTATTGTTGCAGTTGATAATGCAGGAAATACATCATCAGAAACTGTAAAAATAGGGAACAACGGTAAAGGAAATAAAAAATAA